The following proteins are encoded in a genomic region of Candidatus Thermoplasmatota archaeon:
- a CDS encoding DMT family transporter, with protein MVCYRLLMNKPYVALFVSIFSVSFAAILIVSLEKGFGTPPLSIAFFRLLFTWFLIMPFVLLRKKSRCEIVDLSRRDVVFMCVIGLILSAHFAFWVTSLTSTSVASSVLLVTAHPIIVAPLAFYLLKEKLSSVNIFGISMSVSGVILLVYGNYGFSSADTFEGNILAMLGGVAAGLYILGGRLMRKKISVVTYAFIVYGVGTIGLFFFCLFFEQPVYGLLLEEYGIILLLAFVAGILGHTLYNWALKFIPASVASVSLLGEPIGSSILALLLPWIGQVPSWFTVIGGGVILFGIYLTTKSKNGKTVTGSHT; from the coding sequence ATGGTGTGTTATCGGTTGTTGATGAATAAACCATATGTTGCTTTGTTTGTATCTATTTTTTCTGTTTCTTTTGCCGCTATTTTGATTGTTAGTCTAGAAAAAGGTTTTGGTACTCCTCCATTGTCTATTGCTTTTTTTAGGTTGTTGTTTACTTGGTTTTTGATTATGCCTTTTGTTTTGCTTCGTAAAAAGAGTAGGTGTGAAATTGTTGATTTGAGTAGAAGAGATGTTGTTTTTATGTGTGTCATTGGTCTTATTCTTTCTGCTCATTTTGCTTTTTGGGTTACATCTCTCACTAGTACTTCTGTTGCTAGCTCTGTTTTGTTGGTGACTGCTCATCCTATCATTGTTGCTCCTCTTGCGTTTTATCTCTTAAAAGAGAAACTATCTTCTGTTAACATTTTTGGCATTTCTATGTCTGTTAGCGGCGTTATTCTTCTTGTATACGGTAATTATGGTTTTTCGTCTGCTGATACATTTGAGGGAAATATACTTGCTATGCTCGGTGGCGTAGCAGCTGGTTTGTATATTCTTGGTGGCAGGTTGATGCGTAAGAAAATTAGTGTTGTCACCTATGCTTTTATTGTATATGGTGTTGGTACGATAGGTTTGTTTTTCTTTTGTTTGTTTTTTGAACAGCCTGTTTATGGTTTGTTGCTTGAAGAATACGGGATCATTTTGTTATTGGCTTTTGTAGCTGGTATCCTTGGTCATACGTTGTATAACTGGGCTCTTAAATTTATACCAGCATCTGTGGCTTCTGTTAGTCTACTTGGTGAGCCTATTGGTTCAAGTATTTTGGCTTTGTTGTTACCATGGATTGGTCAAGTTCCTTCTTGGTTTACTGTTATTGGTGGTGGTGTGATTCTT